The genomic region caacattacttatacattgtcatctaatttactaactgggcctcgtttttagtatattgccatttataaccttcaattaaaaaacattgtattaaaaattgaagttagtgacgaaaaccgactccacgtagtcttgtctgctctacccctagagtgcaattcaaaaccgcgtaggcgcggaggggcgaggcggcctgcgagctgaggcgcaggtagttttaacgctcgccgccgcggctgaggctggccggctgagccggtcagcaagccgaagctgcggtggtgagcgtgaaaaccatctgcgacgataagctcgcaggggaccgccggagccccgcagcaccggagccttgacagaagcgatgcttgctgcatgttgcttgcttacattttaaacgtactgagttaaaaaattagaagctaattaaatatattttatggtgtcatttaatagtattttagaagtttactgttagaatgcatgctacaaatttagatgctaaaaaataaccatcatgctgagttgtatttagagtggtttacttagaagatactactggctaagatagtattatttagatgctcgttaattgtggctgacttagtaatttagaaggcaacataaatttttgggggcgaataatgatattaaaaagaagcctgtttaattagcacccatttttaatcaacaaactcagattcaaaagccttttttatttaatgctttacctaatattaattttgaatagttaaatttgaccgtgtataaattggaatgatgcatgtgcacgtctaagctacgaattatactcgagcagtacgcaaaattcgtgtatactttgaaatcacaaattaaaaaacagcattacaaaatatcagcgagcagtttcatatggatgcgttttggctatgtacactctgtaaatacgcttCGCCGTTCCGTTAGTTAAAGATTGATAAGGTActtttcaatgtaaataaaaataacttactatttttatttgcactGGTGACGCTAAtccatgttattatttaaagtacGTCCCAACTTTACCAAGTTTTTGTATGACTGGACATAGAACGATCAATTGCCTGTCTCGGGTTTgaccaaaacaaaacatgtgTATTGAATACCAAATTCTTAACTTTGCAGATTTGCATATAGATTGTCGTAAAacccaagtacctacttacttactacATAGATTAGGATAGACATGTTGATTTTAAAGGTTTTATCTAGAACTGTTTTTACACGGTTTTCCGCATCCTGATTTGACACAACGTCCTGGACAAAAGGCAGCTTTCTCCACAATTCAACTTCTTATGACTGGACAAACATAGCGACCTTAATAATCATTTTTAAGTTTCAGTAAGAAGGGATACTTATAAGCTcgatataaaaaaaagcaaaccGGAACTCCGTTCTTCTACGCACACTCCAAATATTGggtaaaatttcataaaaacgaCTCGATCTTGAGGTTCAAATAGATACTCTAACAAATTCACAAAGGTCAGTGTTaagtatttaatgtttattttacaattaccGTCACAATCAAGGTCACTTGTACATCAATGGATGCCGTAAGTGGGCTCTTTGAGAAATGTAGGAAGCTGTAGGGTCATCGATGAATAGAAATGTGAAGTTTCAAGGAAATCTTTGAGTCCCCTAAATGTAGAAGTTACAATCTCAAGTGGCTtaatttttttggtattttatctAATAAGGTGTAAGGTATAAGTTTCCTATAAGTGAGGTCCATGGAAAGAAGTAACGTCTCgtgaaaattacaaataaatgttaccAATGGCCATGTTACCAGTTATATTTAAACTCAACAGTAACAATTAATGCATTACATTACAGATTgaatgaaacaaacaaacagtcaGCCGCTAGATTGATAGGCTGATTAGCTGTAAATCAATCATGATGTTTATTGCTGTTCCAGTAAAACGTGATTGTATTGAACAATATtgttactaaataataatattatttgaaataagagTCATATTGCAAAATCTAagtatgtatagttatcggcacggataatgagctctcggcggaagagtggggatcgctttgcgcaccgtacacataaggcaataaaccaataaatcacttctgcgcaggtgaaggtcagggctcaatatccttgccgatgattattaCTCCCAAAAATCGTCTTAGTCGAAAGAATGGCCTTAAAGCATCTACACAAATATAAACGtatatgaaaaaagttttaactACTTGGCATTGATATAAAATTTGCGATGTAATAAATGTACTTAAACTATTTTCGTGTTGTTTACAAAGTGATGTCAACACCTAAATAAACTTAGATGTAAATAGATCTCAACAAAAATGTTCTTCACACCAATACATGAAGTATTTATGTATACTATTTCGTATATAAGTGCGATAAATATGTATCTTCTTCTAAAGTAAACTAAGGGAAAAATTGACACTCAAAAGAGATGATGGTTTTTActagtttataatttttagtAAGGAGGTACATATATAGGCCAGGTTTAGAACAAAGTACACAAAAAGTAGGCAAACTTTTGTAgcttttgaattttataatatggattaaaaatctttatcggcgaataagaaaaaaaatatcacataaaaatatgcaCATATTGAACGTTAATTAAGTGCATCGtttgggaaataaaaataatttcacattaattagtataattttattgttttaatcttGTCTGATTTAGTTTTATGGGTTTTTAAAGACTATTTCTGACATCTGGTTATTCTAGActaagcttattttatttgaatatttctacgtcatataaataaataagtaatcgTGAGTTGTTAATCCTGGCGTGAACGTCACACTTTAGACACAATTATTTGcaatatctacatatatttcATTGTTTGCAATGTATCCTACAGACTCATATGTTATTATAATGCTCGCAACCATAATTATCAATTTTCCGCATTTGTAAAGCCCACTTATGTACATGATACAAACTAGTCTACATAAGATTAACCTTTTAACTTTTGGAAGTatctgtaataaaattattaacacttAAGTTCAAAAAATGTTTGGTGTAATTCTATGTTCAGTTTGATCTCAAAATGATGTTAATTAGACCCTTAAAAAATCCAGGTTTACTGAAAATAGAGCAACGCACAAGACTAAAGTGTATGCTATCGTCTGCTTAGCCTATTGCCAaagaactatgttggggtttgATTTCAATTCAACTAGATTTCGTATTTATTGTAAAGATGAACGCGGATAATGAACTAACTTAGTGGGTGTGTACATACACAGTGATGTATGTTTGAGCATACATCCAATAGATGAACTAGCACAAATGTGGCTTTTTAGCCCTGAAAGTCTGCATCGCATTAATATTGAAACTTCAACGATTAACATAACATCAGTTCCTCTAACCAAGTGCATCATGATAAATGATCGCATGCAACTATGTTAatagttttatgtttaaatcTTAGCTTTGTTTATCATCGTGGATGACCTTTCCAATAGTCTATGCTGTGAAGTCTAAGTAGTTCAGGAACTCGGTACAGTCACGATTGATGACACCGTTCACgtctttaatttacatttaacttAAATCCGATGATACAAAGCTCATTGTATTCTaatgtaattaaatttattatgttattaagatgtttattgtaactagctgtttcccacgGATTTGCTGGCAGCCCTAGGAAATTTCTTTACGAATCCATTTTCTTAACAATTTAACAATGGTAAGAATTTAGTTGGAAGTGTTGGAACCATTATCATCAGATTGTGATTTACCTGAAATCCAAATAAGGAGCTGTGTTTCATATTAACAGGaatgataataattacctaaaatCAGTGTTACTTGGCACAAAAAACTTACACTTTGAGTAgagattttggtatttttattgacgGCCTTTCATTAGGTATTATTTGAATACCTAGTCTAAATATGAACTTTTCTAGTGACGTCTATTcataaattttcatttaatttgatGCTGGCGTTACATAAGTTTGAACTTAAAATGTTAGGCTACACTCTTTTTTCTCTCATTTTAAATATACTGCTACAAATATGCAGTTTTAGGTAAGATCGCCAGTTCCAAAAATGTTGGTAAGTCATTAACAGAAATTGTATCTACCTactgatatttaattttagaatgatATCTTTAGGTACAGGCAAACTTGCAAGTGTATGGAAATAGaataattttacctactacTATACCTACTTTACTACTACCGAGTTGAGCACTTTAAAGTTGAAGTAAGTGGTAATGGAATCATAACGATTTGCAAGTTACGTATCGTGTATcagtttaattttcataatttcagtAAAGGCTTTCAATCTGCTCACAACGCCTTCTGGTGCTATACATCGTTACTAATTTGTTGTTGTGCTTGCTTCATATTTTCCAATTGATCACGAAATTTGTGCTTTAATCAAATTGTACTAGACATTTAAACCAATCTAGAAGTTATGTTAAAATTGATGGCAAAAGTATTGATAGGTTGCTTGCTACGTAGATGTTAGTGTTGCTGTCCAGATTATTTTAGGCAATTTATTGTCGTTCAGCTGTATACAGTGCCTTTAAGAATTGCCACACGTTTAAGTCAAGAAGCAACACCGTGCTAATGTATTGACTAGGTGCAGAAAACTCCAGAACGTTTTcggaacaaaaaaatgttttcataggTTCTGACAGATATtgaggtaatttttttataacaccTTACTGTTATGCCTTCAGGTATAAGTAAGTCGTAAACCAAAGCCGTtgttttttcaacaaaaagaGTCAAAATTACTAAAACACTAGGACTAAAATTCTTCAGCATTTTAAGACGAATTACTTTGTATCGTGTAATTTTGTATAAGCATCGGCAGTTGCTTTAAGTCTATCCAAGTATACCCACGAGTTTATTAAATTAGCGCCTTATGAGTTTTCTTAGCTCGTGCTCGCACTAACGTTATGATGTATTCGATTTTACGCCGGGGCAGACACAGCATAATACAATAGAATGTTATAAATGCCTTACGTTCATAGAATTTTGTATTGAGTTAAAGTAATCAATGAATATATTATTGCAAATCTCAATTAACAGCGTATACCTAGCTCAATCAGTGAGTAACTTTTTCCAAATTCATAGTATCAGAAACCTTATGAAACTCTCACATTGCAGTtagaaaatgttataataaacgGGTAAATAAGTTTCTATATTCAAATATCGGAACCTGCAATAACCAATCTAACTTCTACAGTGTCACATGAAGGGATTACCTAATACCTACAGTCAGTGTGCTGTTTTAATATGTGGTGATCCATAGAATGCCTTCTCTTTGTGAACTAAGTAGATGCCACTTAGAAcagtgttttattataattggttGTTTGTCAGCATTTTTTGCCGTAGGAAAATTGTACATTCGAACCCgctttataaaatatgaaatcagAAAGTTCCTAAATCCAAGTACTTATTAATTGTATCTATACCTACACATTTTCAAGTACATTCAACAAATCACCAAACATCTTAACAGTCACACCGTAATCAGGTAAAAAGGTCGTAAACCGAAATTGTGCATCTAAACGCAGTCATCCCACCACCGTTTCATGTACAAAAGGTTACTGGTTTCGTCACAGTTATTTTGTAACCGTTTTAAATAACGAAGGTTCAAGCACTCGTGTCAGAGTGCCGCACACATCGCCATAAGTCGCACGATGACAATACTTGAACATTgagtaatttataaaacaaactgtGAATCTTATGCATACTTGATCTTTAGATCACAATTATTCAAGGTCGTATGtgcaatttagaaaaaaatacattatatttagcTTTACATGTAACTACATAACTACTCGATGTCGCTGTCAATGCCGTTGCGTGCGTTGCAGTAGCTTAATTATAATGATGATTTCGGATGTTGCGGTAATTTCGTTTTTAAGAGGACatatcaacattattttatattgttgtaaTTCACAGTTGGTTTGCATTAACTAAATATTATCCTATAAGTATCtctttaataattaatgtttagaAAGATATAGATGCACAATCTTCCACTTCTTCTTTAGATCATTTACACATTACTTATTTAACCCTCGTCTGGCTATGGTaaacaaatatgttttataattagctcCATTTGTCATAATAAGTGAAGGACTGTAGCATACTGGTGTGCATCTTTTAGGTGCACCTATATAGGTATCCTATAACACTAAATGCACCTAAACGGATGCGAGAACCTTCGCGACCGTGCGTCTTGTGTGCGTTGGCATTTAGATACATTTACGAAACATACATAGAATACTAGCTGTGTGAAATTTCTGAGCCTAAAACTATTGCGTCAATGTCTAAATGGTTTTACAGAAGTCCTGTAGTCAATATGACAAAGACtgaaagaggaaacattttttgtttgtgtgtaccCAAAAGagtgaaactactgaacctttTTTTAAAAAGGGACTGTTGTCATGCCAGACTTTAACCCTAACATTGGTTATATGGAAACAGGAAACAGCTACTGAAATATGTGCATGTCAAAAACTggcaaatgaaaaacaaataggCACGTAGTTATtcaataacttttgttttaatactaTTCAATGCAATAACTTGCAAGCGTGTTGAAAACAGTCATATAACTGTCAATTAGAAACCCAATCAAACAGCCGCCGCTTTATGTTCGTACTTTACGACTAGGCTAACATAAACCTTATGTGTGCATTGTAAAGAAAACGTAGGCTGTTGGTTATAACCAATTCCTGTGTGACCTGGAATTTGGACCTTCATATTTTTCCTCATATTGTATTTATAACTATAGGAGCTTTGAACGAACACAGCCTACTGAAATTAGTCATTCtcttgccctgttcccaataCCCACGTTCCCACTTCATCACACACACGTATCGCCTTCTTTTTGCCAATTTAATGCACGATATGTGTAGAAAGCCATACTGttttcgatttctattcaaagCATAGTTTTGATGTCAAAATTCAGAAATCTAAGTTACACAGCGCAAAGACAAATAAGTAGTGAAGAAACTATCTTAGGcaacagataaaaatataaaaatacggCTGAACAAATTGCATACAAAATGCAATCATAGAACTGCAGACACTTAGTACCTACTTGCGTAAAGTCGAggctaaaataaaattgtagtgatAATAATagcaagtttaaaaatatatgtatgttacgcaaattatttgtgtaatgttagatttctttaaaacattCGTGATTTGCGAGCCGTCGTCCTTGTGAGGTAAACACAGCTTTGTGCGCTGTCctcaaataacaataacaaacgtCTTTGAATAgacaaaaacctttttattttatattttattactctgCCACTTCTTAgctgtatattattttaagctttaattatattatcatcaaAAAATCTTCCTAatcaatgtttgttatttaatcgctacaataaaaattataagtaggtactatcaATAGGAATGCcgctaattaaataaatggtcAGGTCACGATTGTTAGATTttgaatacatattatgtattaatttatcatatttaaatattcgcggaacagaatattttgaaatcttCCAAGGAAACCTTTTAGGATCAGCTGTATGTCTGTACCTACCAACCTAGTCACACGAGGGAAGATTTATATggtaagaaagtacatacaacctTTTTCAGCTAAAATGAGTATGGCAAACGAGCCCTCATTATCTCCACTTCATCGCAGTAATTCCCGATTTATTTTCAGTCTTGTTTTGATTTTTCCTCCATTTATTTACCTTGCGGTTATTAGATTATGATCGGTCGTTATATTCATGTATCCCGTAGTATAACTTACGAATCGTGGTATTATATAGAAAATTGTGATTACTCATGAGCTCCTAGTTTAAATACGGAGATTCAGCAGTATTATtggatttttctttaaataactcGGAATAGGATATAGGCTTTTCCCTATTACGATGTCATACCATAAACGAGActtctatacatacatacgagTAGGTACAACTAATAGCATTGTGCAGTGGTCGCAGAAATATCTCTAcctaactaaaaaaaactgcttCACTAAGATTTTCTGTATGCATGTGGCATTTTCTTTCCTCGCAAAATGCAGCATATTAATAGATTTTCCTCTGCCCTTCCCAAAAGAATATTTTCTGTATTAGTTGCAGATCTACATTGAATCCTGAATTTTCCCCTTTTACATATTTTCGTGACTAGTGTTATCCCATAAGTATTgctttttcagtaaaaataaagccagtaggtatgtataaaaatgtattttattcattgacaaataaaattttaaaatacaaaagtaatatacaaaattataaaaaagacgTCCTTATGGCACGTGAATTTAGAATCGGATCGCTAACTTGAGATCCCTTGTACTGTGATGATATGATACATTCTAGTTTTGTGAGTAGTTCTACAGGAGTATTAACTATTTACAAAGTTGTTCGGTGTTtgccacggaggaaggaaagagcggagatgtcataaggcaggtaggtcaggcgccttcttgtaggtcacgtAACGTGACCACAATGATCAGTTGCTAACAAAGCGTTAGGGTGTCTTGACACATCTGTCAGcatattggtcttgattgattgttgATTTGGTTAATTAGGgacgggttccaaagaaggcgtgtaaaggAGGAgttttggtgcgctactttcttagatcttgcgttatgacatctccgtcaatcatttagttctccatggtgTTTTCTTATTGTCCTAGGGAGGTCTTGGGCTGGAATCCGTTGGGGCCGGCGGTGAAGGTGACGGTGTAATGCTTGCCGTCGGGGGCGACATACGCGTATTGGCCGGTGACGGTCAGAGCCGCGTTCTCAGATTGAGGGTTGTCCAGCTTGCCTTCTTCTTGCCTGGAGGTACCATCGCTGGTTTCGTAGCTGTAGAAAAAACGaagttgttaaaaatgtttgtatgtgtgtaggATCTGGTCAATGAGAGAGAAAGAGACAACATTGGTACCATGAAATTAAAGtgctttttctatatttttttccttacgTAATTGTTTAAAAGTAGGTAGGGTTGTTAGCTGCTCCTAGTTATTAGATGTCAAATTTAATTTCAACGGTGCGTTTCTGGGacttaattaagattttaacgaaaaacctttttataatattgtggcATCTTCTATTGAGATATATtgattttccatacaaaagacTTCAACGCTCACAATTATTATACTCATTGtccttaaatattttcaataagaaTTTTCcttgaagttttatttaccttattacataataaagaagTAAAGGTTTAAgtagtatttataaatatgtactcaaaaaggcatattatttttaaggctTACAATGGGAGTTGTATAATGTTAGTCAGTTACGTCACAAAGGGTCATCACCTACTCTGAACTGACTCGTTTCGCAACAAAACGGTTACATTTACCATCTGATTAAGTAATTATGTTTATCTTTTAACGTACATTACTTAAAATGTCACGGTAAACGATGTGTTTAGTCAAGTGTCAATACTATTAATTATAATCTTGTTTTTTGAACTTAGTGAGTTTTAGCCACCTTTTCAATAAAGGTTAAACACGGTTTTATATACGGTCTTAGCCTATACTGAGATGATCTTCGCTACAATTATGCGTAACAAGACTTTAGTACACAAACAAAGTTGCTAATTTAGGCATATTACTGACCATTTGACCTATGTGGTTTATGGGAAACTAGAAATtacctatctatgtatatgATATTATCTGCTTCGTGTGCTAAATACCACGCGGTCTGTGCACATATGCGCATACCTCGCTCATTGTTTGCGACACGCGCCGGACCTATCGGGCCTATTGTTCCGAAGATACTTGGAAGATGAAACGAACTTTGTAGCCTATAAAGCTTTAggtttgtaggtaggtatatcttttGCCTTGACGACTTTGAGTCTATATAGTATTTGCAATTCTAGGATATGTAAGGGCTTTGTAGCTGAGATCAAGATTGGCTAACAAAGACATAAGTATTTGTGAAGCCAACTAATGAAACTTTCTTTCTCTCAATTGTCAAAAGATCTCTCTATGACCTTTTTTGACAATTCACCATCGTGATTCTGTTAGTTTCAGATAAAGAAAATTCGTGATTGTAGATAAAGACATGTCACATACTATGATGACAAGATTAAGCTAATTACCAAGCagaaagtaaagtaaaagttatCTCAGATAAGGTCGACTTACGCGAAGCTGTAGCCATCGGGCTCCACGTTGCTATCGAAGCGCAGGATCTGCACGTCTTGCGGGTTCTGCTGAGGGGCGCCCGCGCACACCGCTACTAGCACGCAAACCAACGCTACCTGTAGGtggataaaatatgtaataatgttaaaagttataaagtctttctttatttttttacaattttgtataacatatgtatgctagttttaaggtatttatctatgggcctttgatgcctgacaataaagatgatttgatttgatttatactttttttgctGGAAAAGATCTGTAATTTGATGGTAGTAGAGCATGAAAGGATGACTTGTTAGGATCCTGAGTCTTCTTTGTTGAATACATTGAGTTtgttcatacataaataaaagcttCTAAAAATCTACAGTGCGAACTGTTTTTCATGggaaattattattgaatttggTGCCTGAATGTGTCCTAATTGTATCATTGATACTTTCATGTTAAATTGTAAGTACTCGCTTCGTGGCatgataattatttaagtggctgtaaaaaaataaaatatttcctaatCACTGTAGAGATTCTTGGAGTTTTGAGATTATGGGATCTACAGCTTCTTTCTTCTATCACTATTTTTGGCACATTTCTAGAATATtccaaatacaaaatttcattcaCGCCTTTATTGAAACGTCCGGTGCATTGTACAAACATTACgcgtttaaaataatatttgctgaACGTTTTCTCTGTTTGCAAGTATTTTGCTTCATGATAAGGTTGAGCAATTCTTCAAGTGTTTGTCGAGATGCGTTCGTTTGTCTTGCATTGTTGGCCCAGCTTTAAGTGAGCtttataatgatattttttcagGGAGAATAAGGTTAGCTAAATATTGTCATAAATTATGTGGGTGTAGCTTTTTCGAAATCCTATCTTCAGAAAAAAGAGTTAAACTCAAGACAGATGCGAAAGTATgcgattttaaaacaatgttaatttTCAAGGGATTTTAAACgagctattattatttaaacaatacctagTACATATTCAAGTACCTCCATTGTTAGAAATGGCAAGTTCTAAATGCTAACTGTTATTAGGCAGCGACAGTAAACGTTCACAGTTAAACTGACGACCCATTGTTAACTGAAACAAGTCAAAGGACTTACTttccaagtacctacatacattatgCTAAGTGGCTTCTATTAAGATACCAGTTTTGTATCTATTTGTATgaagaaattatgaaattattttaattaataaattcgaTTCAAATTCCACATCATACACAATTATGAACAGATATTGAAATGCTAAATAAACCATTACAGCACGCGTTGGCACGATAATAACAGACCAGCTGTTGCAACGTAACCCTGGGGTCAGGATTCATCAAGTCACTCCGGTATGACACCTCCACCCATTGTTTTTGCGCATCTTACGACCATTACTACACCTTACAGCTACATCACAAA from Helicoverpa armigera isolate CAAS_96S chromosome 4, ASM3070526v1, whole genome shotgun sequence harbors:
- the LOC110384174 gene encoding endocuticle structural glycoprotein ABD-5, yielding MLKYVALVCVLVAVCAGAPQQNPQDVQILRFDSNVEPDGYSFAYETSDGTSRQEEGKLDNPQSENAALTVTGQYAYVAPDGKHYTVTFTAGPNGFQPKTSLGQ